The segment CGCAGGAATGGGCAACAGGCTGGACCGGGCGCAGTAGTTCTCGGCAAATGCGGTGATGATCGCCGCCGCGTACGTGAACCCGTGCCCGCTGTTGCCCGACCCGTTGATCTGCACGACCTGCATGTGCGGCAGGGGACGCGGGATGAGCTTGGTGGCCAGTTCGGAGATGGTAGCGCCCCACGCCAGGCCGATGATGTCGCCCGGCTGGATGATGCTGTTGAGGTAGTGCGCCGCGAAGGCCGTGACCTTCGCGGTGCGCGCGGCGACGCTGGCGTCCGGCAGGACCGGGACCACCAGCACCCGTGGCACTTCGTACTGCTGTTCGATATGCCGCTCCAGCTCGAGGCCCTGCTGTCGGTGATCATGAATGCGAAACTCGACGAGTCCCTGCTCTTTCGCCAGGCTGAGCAACCGGGAGACGCGGCTGCGTGACAGTCCGAGTTGCTCGGCGATTTCCTCAGTCTTGAGGTTCAGGTGGTAGTACATCCTGGCCACCTGCAGCGGCTCATCCAGTGTCTTCATGGGGGAACATTACAACTCCTAGACTCATGTCGAGCCATAACGCGGGGAAGCGGATGCGGGTGGGACGGAATCATGTCACAGTGTGGCGTTCGCGGGAGCGTGCTCCGGCAGCGTGATTTCCGGTGGGCGGCCCGGCAACTGATACGCCGAGGCCAGTTGCTGGTACTGCACGACCTGCTCAGCCTGCCATGCGGGGTCGTGGCCGAGTTCTTCTGCGAGGAGCTCGGCTACGCGCGGGGCGGCTTCCAGGCTGGCGCGTGCGTTCAGCAGCAGGGCGCGCGTGCGGCGGGACAGTACGTCCTCGACGGTGCGGGCCAGCTCGAAGCGCGCCGCCCAGCGCACCTGCGCCTCCAGGTCCGGTAGGTCCGGGTGAAGCCGGCGATCGGCGCCCTCGAGTTGCAGGACTGCGTCGGCGTCACTGCCGTATGCCTGTAGGGCGCCCCCGGTCCGCTCAGTCCAGCCGTGCAGATGGAGCCGTTGGGTGCGGCACTCGCGTGGGGGCAGACCGGCCACCTCGGCGCTCTTGTTGATGGTGTCCTCGCCCATCTTGCGGTAGGTTGTCCATTTGCCGCCGGTGATGGTCACCAGGCCGGATTCAGCGACCCGCAGCACGTGGTCGCGTGACAGGGCGGCGGTTGACTGATCCTTCTCGGCCTTCACAAGGGGGCGCAGGCCGGCGAAGACGCTCAGCACGTCGGTCCGGCCTGGGGAGGGGTCGAGATAGCGGGCGGCCGTCCGCAGGATGAACTCAACTTCCTCCTCCAGCGGGCGAGGCTCCATGGTGGCCCGCTCCACGGAGGTGTCGGTCGTACCGAGAACCACCCGGTCATGCCACGGCACCGCGAACAATACCCGGCCGTCGTCGGTGCGGGGAATCATCACGGCGCTGTCACCCGGCAGGAAGCGCTTGTCCACGACCAGGTGCACGCCCTGACTGAGTGACAGCATCTTGGCGGCGTCCGGTTCATCCATGCGGCGGATTTCGTCCACGAAGACACCGGTGGCGTTGATGACCCCGCGAGCGCGCAGTTCAAATTCCTCACCGGTCTCCGCGTCGCGGACGAGCACGCCGGCGACGCGTCCTCTCGTTTTTATGAGGCCTGTGACGGGCAGGTAGTTCAGGGCGGTGCCGCCCGCGTTCTGGAAGGTGCGCAGCAGCGTTATGGCCAGCCGGGCGTCATCGAACTGACCGTCAAAATACAGAATGCCGCCGCGCAGACCGTCGTGACGCAGGGTGGGGGCTCGCTGCAGCGCCGCGTCGCGGCCCAGTTGCTTGCTGCTTGCGAGGTTCAGTTTCCCCGCCAGCAGGTCGTACAACTTCAGGCCCACGCCGTAGTATGGCCCGGCCCACCAGTTGTAGGCTGGCACGACGAACCCCAGGTCACGCACCAGGTGCGGCGCGTTGCGGCGTAGCAGCCCGCGCTCACGGAGTGCTTCGCGCACCAGACCGATGTTACCCTGCGCGAGGTAGCGCACACCGCCGTGCACAAGTTTGGTACTGCGGCTGCTGGTGCCCTTGGCAAAATCGTGCGCTTCGAGCAGCAGTGTGCGGTAACCGCGCGTGGCGGCGTCCACGGCGGCGCCGAGCCCGGTGGCCCCACCACCGATAATGATGAGGTCCCACTGATCCGAGGCGTTCAAGGCATTGAGTTGTGAGCTTCGTTTGAGTGGTATTGCCATGGTTATTCTCCGTTCCGATGTGTCATCCTCAGCGCAAGTCGAAGTAATCCGCCAGGAACGCCTCGAGGGTGAGGGCAGTGTGCCGCGGCTGGATACTGGAGTCGGGCAGGTCCTCGGCTTTCGTCTCGCCAGAGAACACCAGCAGCGTGTCGACGCCCATCCGCACGCCCAGCTCGATATCGGTGTAGAGGCGGTCGCCGGCAAGCAGCGCCTTCTCCGCCACGTTCTGCTTCAGGTAGGCGGCCATGACTTCCCCAGGCTTGCCGAAGTGGGTAAGCGGTTGGACACCAGTGACGTCTTCCAGCATCCGCGCAAAAGATCCGCAGTCGGGAATCGGGCCGTCGCGGGTAGGACAGTTCACGTCGATGTTGGTGAGGTAGTACGGTACACCTGCATTGATCAGCTCGGCGGCGCGCTGCAGTTTAGGGTAGTTGAGGGTGCGGTCGAAGCTGAGCAGCACGAACTGCGCGGCGGCGTCGGTGTGCACGATCCCGTGATTGTCACTCAGCTGCCGGCGCAGGGCGGGCGTGCCTAACACGAAGCCGCGTGGATTTGGACCGTGGTGTTCGCGCAGGTACGATCCGGCCACCTCGGCGGGTGTGATGATCTGTTCGAGCCGGACGTTCAAGCCCAGGCGTTGGAGTTTGCTGACGTAGTCGCTCTTGCTGACACTGGTGTTGTTGGTGAGGACAGTTACGTTGACGCCCCGCGCGGCCAGGGTGTTGATCTGCTCGATCACCCGGCCGATGGGCAGGCCGTCCAGGTAGACGGTGCCGTCCAGGTCGAGGATGAGCTGGGTGTACTCGGGATTAGGCATATTCAGCGGGGGAGCTGCATCAGATGACCTTGCTGCGCAGCCAGCTCGCAACGATCTCAGCAAGAATTACCACGATGATGATGGCGAGAAGGATGGTTGCGACGACCGGCCACGCGAAGGTGTTGATGGCGCCCTGCAGGAGCAGCCCGATGCCGCCCGCACCAACCAGCCCCAGCACCGTAGATTCGCGGATGTTGATGTCCCAGCGCAGGATGGAGACGCTGAGGAAGGCTGGCATGATCTGCGGAATCACCCCGAACAGCAGCACCTTGCTCTTGGACGCGCCGGTCGCGGTCATCGCCTCGACTTGGTTGTGGTCGATTTCCTCAATGGCTTCTGCGATGAGCTTCCCCGTGAAGCCGATGGAGCGGAATGCGATAGCCAGAATCCCTGCGACGGGACCGGGGCCGAAGATCGCAACGAACAGCAGTGCCCAGATGATGGTGTTCACCGAGCGGGTGGACACTAGGATCAGCCGGCCTAGCCACAGCGCGAAGACATTCGGTGTGGTGTTCTGCGCGGAGATGTAGGCGACCGGCAGGGACAGACCGATGGCGATGACGGTCGCGAGCGTCGCGATGTTGATGGTGTCAATCATCGCCCGGAGGATCTCGGGGCTGCGGCTGACATCCGGCGGCGTCATACGGCCTAGCAGATCCCCAATCTGGGTGGGGGCGTCCAGCACCCACAGCCACTCGACCTCCAGCGTCCGGATCGCCCAGTACATCACGAGACCCACTCCCAGGTAGCTGAGGTACGTCAGGAGGCGTTGCAGCGCCGAATGAAGCTGCCAGTGATAGTGCCTTTCTTGCGCTTCAATGACCTTGTTCACGTGAAGTTTCTCCTCAGGCGCCCGCTGATGCCCTCACTGATAAGGATGAGGGCGATGACGACTAGCAGGATGGCCAGGGCGAAGTCGTAGTCGTAACGGCCGAATGCGCTGTTAAGCGTCGCACCGATGCCGCCCCCGCCGACGATCCCGACGATGGCGGAAGCGCGTAGGTTACTGTCCAACTGGTAGAGGGTGAGGCCGACCTGCCGCGGTAGGACTTGCGGTAACACGGCATACATCAGGGTTTTGAGCCTACCTGCGCCAGTCGCCTCAATCGCCTCCACCTGCCCCTGGTCAATTTCCTCTATGGCGTCCGCGAGGAGCTTCGCGACGAATCCCAGCGAGTAGACGGCGAGTGTCAGGACGCCGGCCAGCGGTCCGAACCCCAGTGCCTTCACGAACAGGATCGCGACAATGATGGGGTGGAAGCTGCGCGCCACGACGATAACGAAGCGCCCGACCGTGCGGACCGGGGCGGGCACAATATTCCGCGCGGACAGCAGGGCAACTGGAATACTGATCAGCACTCCGAGCACGGTCGCCAGAATGGCGATCTTGATCGACTCGACGAATCCCTCGATAAGCAGTTCAGTTCGGGAGAAGTCCGGTGGTAATGCACTGCTGAAGATGATCTGCGCGCGGGTGAGACCCTGCTGGATTCGCTCCCAGTTGAAAGGGAGGGTGCTGATCGCCCAGAAAAAATAGACGAACACGCCGACGAAGAAGGCATAGCGCAGCGCGGGATGCGCTATGAAGTGAGGTTTGCGCCAGGTGCGCTTGTGAGGATTCGTGAGCATCACATTCCCGCAGGGCGCGCGCTACCCGCTTTTTCGAGAGTGGTTTCCTGACCGGCAGGAAGAAGACCCTGGTAGATTCGTTCGAGCTGCCGGTCATCCAGATCCTGGGGTAGACCGTCGAACATGATGCGACCATGCCGCAGGCCCACGATGCGTTGGGAGTACAGCTTGGCCTGCTCGACGTTGTGGATGTTGATCAGAACTGGTAGCGTGAGTTCCTCAGCCAGCTCCTGGAACAGTCGCATGATTTGCTCGGAGGTGACGGGGTCGAGGGAAGCGGTGGGTTCGTCTGCGAGGAGGATCTTGGGGTTCTGCATCAGGGCTCGCACGACACCGACGCGTTGACGTTGCCCTCCGGACAACGCGTCCGCGCGCTTGTTGACGAAATTCTCGAGGCCAACCCGTTCGAGCAGGTGGTACGCTCGGTCGATGTCGTCTTGTGGGAAGCGCCTGGACAGTGCCTGGTAGAAACTGACGTAACCGAGTCGCCCGGAGAGGACGTTCTCCATGACGCTCAGACGGTCGACCAAGTTGAAGCTCTGGAATACCATGCCGATCTGCCGACGTGCCTGGCGTAGTTCGGAGCCGCGGAGTCGGACGAGGTCAGTGCCGTTGAGTTCGATGGAGCCGGAGGTGGGTTCGATTAAACGATTGATGCAGCGCAGGAGGGTGCTTTTACCTGCCCCTGAAGAGCCGATGATCGAGGTGACCCCGCTCTGGTCGACGGTGAGGTTGAGTTGTTTGAGCACGGGCTCAGCGGCGCCGTAGCTCTTCACCAGGTTGGTGATCTTTAGCATGCTGCTCTCCAGGGAAGAAACAATAGTAATGCCGGGCAAGCATGGCTTGCCCGGCACGGGGGTTACTTCAGTTCGGTGGCGGTGTACTTGACATTGTTCGCCTTCTGAATGGAGCGAATGACTTTCCAGTCCTTCTGGTAGGTGATCGGAACGAACTTGCTGACGCCTTCGAATTCCTTGCCGAGTGCGGTGCCCTTGAAGTTGAAGGTGAAGAATGCTTCGCGGATCTTCTTGACAAGATCGGGGTTCAGGTTGTGCGCGTAGTTGTAGGAGGTGGTGGGAAAGCGGTCTGACTCGTAGATGACCTTGACCTGGTTGGGGTCGTACAGCTTGCGGTCGGCCATGCGCTCGACTACTTCCGACGCGACCGGGGCGGCGTCGTAGTCGCCGGCGACTACGCCAAGCATGGAATTGTCGTGGCTGCCGGAGAAGATGACCTTGTAGTCCTTTTCGGGGATGATGCCAGCCTCGGGGAAAAGGGCCATGGGCGCTTGGTGACCGGAGTTAGAGGTTGGTGAGGTGTGCGCGACCCGTTTGCCTTTCAAATCCTTCATCCCGTTGATGCCGCTATCTTTGCGGGTGTACACCTGGAGCGTATAACCGAATTTACCTTCGTCGCTGCCCATGACCGCGAAGGGTACCGCACCGGCGAGGTTCACCGCGTAGGGAGTGGGGCCGGTGGAAAAGCCTGCGATGTGCAGGCGTCCGCTGCGCATCGCTTCGACCTGCGCGGAATTCGATTGCACCGCGAAGAACTTGACTCGCTTGCCAGTGACTTTTTCGAGGTGCTGCAGGAAAGGCTTCCAGATGTTCCCGTACACGGCTGGGTCCTCCACCGGGGTGTAGGCAAAGTACAAGGTGGAAGGGTTAATGAACTTCTTGCGATCGGTGGGAGTGTCCGCGACGAGGTCGTTGTCGCGGTCGCAGTAGGCGACGTCGAGCTGCCCGCGGGGGCACGTGCCGCCCTGCGCGCTGGCGGTGGTCGCGAACAGCAGGCCCAGTGTAAGAAGAGGCAGCAGGGAACGCGTGGTCGAAGTCGTGACAGTTGCTGTGTTAGACATGGTGTTTCCTCCGGTTGGATAGGCGCGGTGGCATGAGGAGCGAACGTCGTTGGACAGCACCTAGATTCTTTGCTTCTTTCACACGTTTTCTCAGAGGTGTCGCTCAAACGTGCAACGACGGCTCCAAAAAAAACCCAGTGTTAGGGCAAGGAAATGAAAATGGCTTGGTTCAACAGTAGCACAAACGGCGGGGCGGGAGCGGAGGATGCCCCTGAGAGGTGGCCAGAAATTAAGCTTCAGACCTCAGGTCTGTGATCACTCACATCAATCCATTTCAGATTGTGCGCCAAGACATTCAGCGCGACTTTCTCAAGCACCGATAAAGTTGCCGTCTGGTTGGCGCCGGAAATGAGAGGAGATTCAGAAGTACCATACGGCCATGAAACGTTCCCTGTCGGCCCTGGCATTCTTCGCCCTGACCCTCGCTGGGGCGCAGACGGCTCCCGCACCCACGCTGGCCCCCAACCCGGTCAACAAGGCCCTCAACATCAGTGGACGCAGCCTGCAAATGCCCGAGAGCATCCGCTGGGTCACTGTGGATGAGATCCGGGCCAGCCTGCCAGACCGGCCCATCAACGTCAGCTTCGACATTGACGACACCGTGCTGTCGAGCAGCGGGTGTTTCTGGTGGGGCCAGCAAACCTTCTCGCCGGGCAGCACCGAGTACCTGAAAAAACAGATTTTCTGGGACGCCGTGAACGGCTGCGACCGCTTCTCGATTCCCAAAGACAGCGCCCGCGCCCTGATCAAGATGCATCAGAACCGCAACGACCAGATTTCTTTATCACCGGCCGCACCGCCCCACGCCAGATGGAACTGCTGACGCCGCTGCTGGTCAAGACGTTTGGCAGCAAGAACATGCACTTCGTCAATTTCTCCGGGGGTATTCCCCACGACACCCAGTACGACAAGACGCCGTTTATCAAATCATTGAACATCGACTTGCACTACGGCGATTCCGACAATGACATCACGGCGGCGATGGAAGCCGGACCACAGGTGCGCGCCATTCGCGTGATCCGTGCGGCCAACTCCACCAATCTACCTGTGCCCGCTGTGGGCGGGTTTAATGAGGAAGTGCTGCGCGATTCAGCGTGGTGAACCTTCGGGAACGACATGCCTCATTGATCAGTTCGTGGCTGGAATAAGGTGCTGTTGCTCTGGCGACAGCACCTATGCCGCTATAGCTCGTCGGAGTAGGTCTGTTCGCCGGGGCTAGGCCGGTAGATCACGCGCACCCGCACGATGTCCAGCACGTAATTGACCGACACCACCTGGACATGCAGGATGTTCAGGCCGGTGCGTTCCCGCAACTCCTCAAGCAGTTCGGCACGGCGGGCCAGCGGGGCCAGCTCGACCCGTTCGTAGTCCACTTGCAGGGCGGCCAGCGGCCGGGCGAACAGCGTGCTCTGGGCCAGCAGCAGCGTGACCAGCACCGTCGCGTTCACCAGCAGCAGCGTGGGCAGCGGCGCGTCCGACAGGCCGTTGATCATCGCCATCGCCACGACCACGAACAGGTACGTCAGGTCGCGGGTGGTGATCGCCCCAGTGCGGTAACGCAGGATGCCGAACACCGCGAACAGACCGAAGCCGAAGCCCAGGCTGATCTCGGCCCCAGAGAACACCGACACCACCAAGAAGATGGTGACGCCGAACATCAGCAGGCTGAACATCATGTTGGGGTTCTGCTGGGTGCGGCTGTACAGGCCGCGCGTCACCAGCAGGACAAAGGCGAGGTTCAGCAAGAAGATCTGGGGCTGCAACGCGTCTAAACCGGGCATCTCAGGCGTTCCTGGCCTGGAGGCGGTGCAGTTGCCGCAGTTGCGGCAGTAGCAGGTTGTGCTTGAGCTGCGGATAGTGCAGCGCGCAGCCCACCCCGAACTTGCTCAGGCTACCGCCGCGCAGCCCCAGTTGCCGGGCGATTCCGTGGAAATACGTGGCCCGCAGGGCACCGGGACACTTCAACTCGGCGATCACTACCTTGCCGAACGCATGGCATTCACCCGTCTCCGGCGAGATCAGCCGCAGGTTCAGGTCCAGGGTCAGCCGCTCAGGCGTGGGATGAACCCGAACCAGGGTAATGCGGCTGCACTCCACGTCGATGACGGGACGCAGCACGGTGGGGTCGATGGCGTGCGTGGCCAGGAACTCCGCCTGTTCGGTGGGCTGGGGATGGGGCGCGGGCACCCGGGTCTTGCGGGTGACGCCGCGCTCGCGCCTCTTGATTTCCAGGAAGCTGGCCCCGGTGCTGCGGTACAGACGCCAGCGCAGCTTGTGGCGGCGCTCGCGGGCGAGGTGCTGCGCGCGGTAGGCCTCGAACGTGGCTGTATCGTAGTAGCGGCTGAGGTAGCCCTGCACCGTCTGCCCGCCTGCGCTCAGCACCCGGTAGGCCCCGCCCACAGCCAGCAGCAGCTCGGGCAACTGCGCCAGCGGGAAGGCGAACTTGTACTCGCTGCGGTCCATCAAGGCCGCCGCCTCCAGCTCGGTCAGCCCGATGGGCGCGAAGTCAGCGAGCCAGCCGGGCTCCACCGGGGCATAGGTGGGCAAGGGGGTAGACGACAACATGGGTCTCATGTTAGGTGAGCACATGAGGCGAAGATGAAAAGGAGAGTTGAGGCGGCAGGTTGCGCTGAGCGTTCTCTCCTTCTGGAAGCGGCCGCATCACTGTATTCCGCACCGCTCTTTTCGGCCAAGCTGGGCTTATCTCAAGATTGGCGCGTCCTCCGGCGCCAAGAAGAGAACAGGCCCCTGCGGGAACCGTCGTCTGGGCCTATGCCCGGGTACGCTCACTCCCCTCACGGCGTTGTTTGAGCTTGCCCCGATCTTACATCTTACGGCTCTTCCTCGGGAGTGCGGAAGAGCCGCAAAACTGAGGTATCCCCAGATTCCTTGTAGAGAGGAAAAGACCAGAGCAAGGTCTGTCGTCTCTCAGGATCTTGAGGGCGAAGTCCTGAGCCTGGAACGACTCAGCCATGGATCGGGTCACGCAGGTCGAGTTCAACCGGTTGTGACGGTACGCTGTTCTCTGACGTGTAGCCACTGAAACTGTGTGGTGCGAGTCCTTGCACAGGCACGCCGAGCAGGTTGAAAGAGCCGCGGGTAAAGTGCGTGACGGTGTCTCCGCTGCGCTCGGTGAGGGACGCCGGGCGGTCTGGGGTGGTGATTCTGAGGCTGGCTTTGAGGAGTTCCAGAGCCGACTCGTCAAGCATAGCGATGGGATCACTGCTGGCGCGTAGACCACCGGCGACATCCAGCATGCCCAGCAGAGCGCCGCGTTCTTGGTCGCTGAGCAAGCTGCGTTCGCGGCGGGCGATCATCACGTCCGGGTCGTTCTGGTACCACAGATGCTGGTACCAACGGGCCAGCACGGTATGCAGCGCATTCCGGGCACTGGGCGCGGCCCCGTCTCCCAGCAGTACGCGCCGCGCCTCGTCATCCCAGAACGGCGCGACGTCCGGACCGGTGCGCATGGCGTCTACCAGCCCAATACTGGGTGTGAGGGGCGCGCCGCACCCCAGGATAAACCCGTCCCCAAACCCGTCACGGATGGCTTGAAGTCCGCGACGGTAGGCCTCAGCACGTGAAGCGCTGGCATCATGACGAACCCCAGGGAAGGCTGCACCATACAAGAAATCGATCTTGAGGTAATTGTAGCCCCAGGAACGAATGGTCGCTGCGAGCTCGCGTAACCACGTCAGCACGTCCGGATGCGTGGTGTCGAGGGTGGCGTACGTGCCTCCCCAATTGTTGCCGAACAGCAGGGGGTATCCCTCCTCGTTCTGGAGCATCCACTCGGGGTGCGCCGCATACAGCTTCGAGTGGGGGCCCACCAAGAACGGCGCAATCCAGATGCCCGCCCGGAAACCCAAGGCTTTGAGCTCCGCGGGCAATTCCTTAGCATGACGGCCAAAGCGGGGATTCGGCTCCAACCAGTCGCCCAAATCGGCCTGAAACCCGTCATCGAGTTGGAATACGTCGAAGGGCAGCTGTTTCTCGCGGGCGAGACGCGCATTGTCCACCATGATGTCGAAAGTGACGTCCAGGTAATAGCTGTACCAGCTGCACCATACCCGGAGAGGGGCAGGATTGAGCGCCCCCATGGTCGAGCCGAGTTGGGCGGCGAGCTGCTCCACGGTGTCGCGGACGTCACTGGTCTCCTGCCAGACGACGTCCACATCCGGACCTTCGATTGAGCAACTGACCTGCACCCGGTCCACGTCAATTCGCGCTTCCCAGTGGGCGAAGGAGCGGGATAGGTCCAGGGCGCAGCCGACCCAGCCCCCACCGTCTGGACGGATCAGGGCCATCAGGCCGTGGCTGCGCCAGACACCCGCCTGGCCGGAAGGAGGAAACAGCGGATCCTGACCCTGGTCAATCATCCACGGCAGGCTGGCACGCAGGGGCGTGTCGGTGAGCGGGCGGAGTTCAGATTCACTCCACGACTGATACCCGTTCGTGAGAACCAAGAGGGAGGACGGATCGGCAGAAATGGTCCAGCGTTGTGCGGGAGTGGTCATGGTGGGGCTCCAAGAGGGGAATGGGAGAGCGGGAAGCGGGACGGCCATCCTCAGTCGGCGGCCTGAAGTTCCTGTGGAATGAAATCCCCATGCTGAGCCAAGAGCTCGGTCGTCAATGCCCAGATCTGATCCAGATCGAGTTCGGCGCTGGTGTGCGGATCAAGCATGGCCGCGTGGTAGATGTGCTCGCGGTTTCCCGTGACGATCGCCTCGACGGTGAGGGCTTGCACGTTGATGTTGGTCTGCATCAGACCTGCAAGCTGCGGGGGAATCCGGCCGATGCGGGTGGGCTGGACGCCCTGCCGGTCGACCAGGCACGGCACCTCCACGCTGCATTCGTCCGGCAGGTTGCTGATCAGTTTGCCGCTGCCGATACTGGGGGAGTTCATGACATTGCCGTACACGACGCGTGGCTGACCCGTCACCATGCTGTGAATGATCAACGAGCCATACTCCACGCTGCGCTTGACTTCCAGGGGTGCCTGGGGATCTTGCAACTGGGTCCGCAGGTCTTCCCAACCGCCGATCTGTGAGACGCAGCGGCGTGGGTACTCGTCCAAAGGCACGTTGAATTTCTCGATCAGGTCGTCCCGGCCGCGCTTGATGAAATACGGCACGTACTCGCTGAAGTGCTCGCTGCTCTCCGTGACGAAGTACCCCAGGCGGCGCAGCATCTCGTAGCGCACGCGGTTACCTGCGGGCACCTGCCCGCTTTCCGCCAGTTCCATCAGGCGTGGGTACAGGTCCTGCCCCTGATGCTCGAACTTCAGGTAGAAGGCCATGTGGTTGATGCCGGCGCACAGAAAGTCGATCTCTTCTACAGGAACGCCGAGATCGGTGGCGAGTTCGTTGGCCGTGTGCTGCACGGAGTGGCACAGGCCGACCGTCTTGATCCGCGGGGAGAGACGGGCAAGGCCCCAGACATTCATGGCCATGGGGTTGACGTAATTCAGGTGCAGGGTGTCCGGACACAAGCGTTCCATGTCACGGCTCATGTCGGCCAGCACTGGAATAGTGCGCAGGCCACGCATGATGCCGCCGATGCCGAGCGTGTCCGCGATGGTCTGACGCAGGCCGTATTTCTTCGGAACCTCGAAGTCGGTGACGGTAGCGGGCTGGTAGCCGCCCACCTGGATCATGTTGATCACGAAATCCGCGCCGTCCAGCGCGCGGTCACGTTCGGTGGTAGCACGGACACTGGGCTGTGCACCGACGGCCCGCGCCACCCGATGCGCGACCTGCTCAGTAACGTCGAGCCGTTGCTGGTTAATGTCAAACAGGCGGATGTCCGCGTTCGCAAGTTCCGGAAAGCTGAGGATGTCGCCGAGCAGATTCTGCGCAAACACAGTACTACCGGCACCGATCAGGGCAATTTTGGGTGGGGTCATGGTTGTACCTCGCTCTCTGGGGTTGAGGACGTTTGGGAGAAGGAGGGAACAGCCGCTCAGGCTGTTCCCTCATCGGCAGTTACTTGAACAGCGCATTGACTTTGGCGTTGGCCTCCTTGAGCACGGCGCTGGCTTTGACCTGACCGAGGAAGACGCGCTGCAGGGTGGTCGTCATGACGTCGTTGACCTGCGCGGCGTTGTCGGTGATCGGGAAGTAGAAGGTGCCGCCGGGGGCCTTGGCCTGGCTGACGAAGCTGCTGACGTCCACACCGCGGGCTTTGTGGGCGGCCACGGCCAGGTTGGTGGCGGACGGGATGGCGGGGAAGACGACGCCGGTACGTCCGACGGTGTTCTGGCATTCGGCGCTGGCCAGGTACTTAACCCACTTCCAGGCCGCTTCCTTGTTCTTGCTGCCGGTCCAGATGGCGTCGGACAGGCCATTGAACATGCTCATGCGTTTCCCGTTTGGGCCTTTGGGCAGCGGGGCGATGCCGACCTTGAACGGGAGCTTCTGGGTGAAGTCGCTGATCATCCACGACCCGTTGATGAACATGGCCGCCTGACCTGCGCGGAACAGGCCGTCACCGCTGCTCTGCACGTCTTTGAAGCTGGGAATCAGGCCGTGCTTAAGGTTCAGATCAGCAAGCCACTGGATGGCCTGGGCAAAGCGGGGGTCGTCGTAGTTGTACTTGGTGCCGAACAGACCGTTGTTGTGTTTCCAGCCCATGGGTGCGGTGTAGAAGGCCCATTCGGTCTGCCCGTTGAAACCAGCGCCGTAGCCGGTCAGGTAGCCGTACTGTTTGACCTGCTTCTTGTTGAATTGGGGGCTCAGACCATTCTTCCCGCTGCGGTCAACGGTGAGCCGAGCGATGGCTTTCTGCCATGTGCCGCCGTCTTTGGGGTTCCAGGTGAGGTTGGCCAGGTCGCTGGGCTTCATGCCTGCTTTAGCGAGCATGTCTGCATTGTAGAAAA is part of the Deinococcus sp. QL22 genome and harbors:
- a CDS encoding sugar-binding transcriptional regulator, whose product is MKTLDEPLQVARMYYHLNLKTEEIAEQLGLSRSRVSRLLSLAKEQGLVEFRIHDHRQQGLELERHIEQQYEVPRVLVVPVLPDASVAARTAKVTAFAAHYLNSIIQPGDIIGLAWGATISELATKLIPRPLPHMQVVQINGSGNSGHGFTYAAAIITAFAENYCARSSLLPIPAYFDHAETKEAMFRERLITRVRDEAARASIVLYSIGVPDAQSYIYSSGYLEQDNLRELHQEGVVGDIATMFFREDGTYRDIRINRRSSGPELASLRQHRHSICIVAGDKKCAAIRAALRGKFMKTLIVDSATARQLLGPE
- a CDS encoding glycerol-3-phosphate dehydrogenase/oxidase, which produces MAIPLKRSSQLNALNASDQWDLIIIGGGATGLGAAVDAATRGYRTLLLEAHDFAKGTSSRSTKLVHGGVRYLAQGNIGLVREALRERGLLRRNAPHLVRDLGFVVPAYNWWAGPYYGVGLKLYDLLAGKLNLASSKQLGRDAALQRAPTLRHDGLRGGILYFDGQFDDARLAITLLRTFQNAGGTALNYLPVTGLIKTRGRVAGVLVRDAETGEEFELRARGVINATGVFVDEIRRMDEPDAAKMLSLSQGVHLVVDKRFLPGDSAVMIPRTDDGRVLFAVPWHDRVVLGTTDTSVERATMEPRPLEEEVEFILRTAARYLDPSPGRTDVLSVFAGLRPLVKAEKDQSTAALSRDHVLRVAESGLVTITGGKWTTYRKMGEDTINKSAEVAGLPPRECRTQRLHLHGWTERTGGALQAYGSDADAVLQLEGADRRLHPDLPDLEAQVRWAARFELARTVEDVLSRRTRALLLNARASLEAAPRVAELLAEELGHDPAWQAEQVVQYQQLASAYQLPGRPPEITLPEHAPANATL
- a CDS encoding HAD-IIA family hydrolase, producing the protein MPNPEYTQLILDLDGTVYLDGLPIGRVIEQINTLAARGVNVTVLTNNTSVSKSDYVSKLQRLGLNVRLEQIITPAEVAGSYLREHHGPNPRGFVLGTPALRRQLSDNHGIVHTDAAAQFVLLSFDRTLNYPKLQRAAELINAGVPYYLTNIDVNCPTRDGPIPDCGSFARMLEDVTGVQPLTHFGKPGEVMAAYLKQNVAEKALLAGDRLYTDIELGVRMGVDTLLVFSGETKAEDLPDSSIQPRHTALTLEAFLADYFDLR
- the phnE gene encoding phosphonate ABC transporter, permease protein PhnE: MNKVIEAQERHYHWQLHSALQRLLTYLSYLGVGLVMYWAIRTLEVEWLWVLDAPTQIGDLLGRMTPPDVSRSPEILRAMIDTINIATLATVIAIGLSLPVAYISAQNTTPNVFALWLGRLILVSTRSVNTIIWALLFVAIFGPGPVAGILAIAFRSIGFTGKLIAEAIEEIDHNQVEAMTATGASKSKVLLFGVIPQIMPAFLSVSILRWDINIRESTVLGLVGAGGIGLLLQGAINTFAWPVVATILLAIIIVVILAEIVASWLRSKVI
- the phnE gene encoding phosphonate ABC transporter, permease protein PhnE, whose amino-acid sequence is MLTNPHKRTWRKPHFIAHPALRYAFFVGVFVYFFWAISTLPFNWERIQQGLTRAQIIFSSALPPDFSRTELLIEGFVESIKIAILATVLGVLISIPVALLSARNIVPAPVRTVGRFVIVVARSFHPIIVAILFVKALGFGPLAGVLTLAVYSLGFVAKLLADAIEEIDQGQVEAIEATGAGRLKTLMYAVLPQVLPRQVGLTLYQLDSNLRASAIVGIVGGGGIGATLNSAFGRYDYDFALAILLVVIALILISEGISGRLRRNFT
- the phnC gene encoding phosphonate ABC transporter ATP-binding protein; its protein translation is MLKITNLVKSYGAAEPVLKQLNLTVDQSGVTSIIGSSGAGKSTLLRCINRLIEPTSGSIELNGTDLVRLRGSELRQARRQIGMVFQSFNLVDRLSVMENVLSGRLGYVSFYQALSRRFPQDDIDRAYHLLERVGLENFVNKRADALSGGQRQRVGVVRALMQNPKILLADEPTASLDPVTSEQIMRLFQELAEELTLPVLINIHNVEQAKLYSQRIVGLRHGRIMFDGLPQDLDDRQLERIYQGLLPAGQETTLEKAGSARPAGM